In Candidatus Melainabacteria bacterium, a single window of DNA contains:
- a CDS encoding 30S ribosomal protein S21, with protein MSEVRVAEGESIEAALKRFKKKIQKAGILSEIKRRERYEKPSVKRKRKAEAARKRRS; from the coding sequence TTGTCTGAGGTTAGAGTCGCCGAGGGTGAAAGCATTGAAGCCGCATTGAAGCGCTTCAAGAAGAAAATTCAGAAAGCCGGCATTTTGTCAGAAATCAAGCGCAGAGAAAGATACGAGAAGCCAAGCGTGAAACGCAAACGCAAAGCTGAAGCTGCTCGTAAACGTCGCTCCTAG